AAGGCGACTTTGACTTCAACGATTTGGTTGTGGGTTATAATTTCAACCAGATTACCAATGCGCAAAACAAAGTGGTTGACATTCAGGTAAAATTTGATGTCCGCCATAACGGTGCCGGACTTCATAATGGTTTTGCTTTTCAGATTCCTGTCAATCAAAATGTTGTTGCTTCGGTAACCAGTAACTACCATACCGCCGGAGGAATCCCCCAAAACGGCAATGGTACCGAACAAGGACAAAATTTAGCCAATTTTGTCGTATTTGAAAATACGGAATATGCTCTTGGAAAAGAAATTGATATGACGATCCATTTTAGCACGCCTCAGGAAGCTTCACAATTGGGTACACCTCCTTACAACCCGTATCTTATCAAAGGAGGCGATGTGCATGTGGAAATACATTTGCCCGATATGGCTCCCACCAGTTTAGCCGATCAATCGTTGTTTGGCACCGCTGACGATGACAGCAATCCGGCTACCGGAAGATATTACAAAACATCCAAAAATCTTCCGTGGGCCATCAATATCGATTATAAGTTTAAATGGATGAAAGAAAAACAAGACATTACAAAAGGTTATCTGCATTTCGGCGATTGGGCTGAATCGGGGGGAACACAATATGACGACTGGTACAAAGATCTGCCAGGATATCGTGATAACACGTATTTGGACGCCGATGAATAATCGGTAAAAAACAGGATAAAAACCCGGGAATCAATTTTCCGGGTTTTTGTTTTTATGCCGGGCTCTTTGATTTAACATCGGTATTACTGCGTTGGTTGAAGCAATTACACTATTTTTGCAATTCAAAAATTTCATTTTATGGCTGCCGACAACTTTGTGGATTATGTAAAAATATACTGTCGTTCGGGCAATGGCGGAGCCGGTTCCGTCCATTTCCGTCGTGAAAAATACCTGCCCAAAGGCGGACCTGACGGGGGAGATGGCGGAAAAGGCGGAGACATTGTTATGGTGGGAAATGCGCACATGTGGACTTTGTTGCATTTGCGCTATTCGCGTCATTTACGGGCCGGACACGGAGAACCCGGTGGCGGACAACGCAGTACCGGAGCCAACGGAGAAACCATCGTCATTGAAGTTCCTCTCGGAACAGTAGCAAAAGACGCCGAAACCGGTGAAGTGCTGGGTGAAATCATGGAAGACGGCCAAAAAATCATCCTGTTGGAAGGTGGACGTGGCGGCCTGGGAAATGATCATTTTAAATCGGCAACCAACCAGACGCCCCGCTATGCCCAGCCCGGCGAAGAAGGAATCGAAGCCAACATTGTTTTTGAACTGAAAGTATTGGCTGATGTCGGACTGGTAGGATTTCCCAATGCCGGAAAATCCACTTTGTTATCTGTTCTTTCGGCTGCCAAACCTGAAATTGCCGATTATCCGTTTACTACGATCCGGCCCAATCTGGGCATTGTGGCCTATCGCGATAACCGCTCGTTTGTGATGGCCGATATTCCGGGAATTATTGAAGGAGCCCACGAAGGAAAAGGATTGGGTACGCGTTTTCTGCGCCATATCGAACGCAACGCGGTCCTGTTGTTTTTGGTTCCGGCCGACAGCAAAGACATTAAAAATGAATACGGTATTTTGCTGAATGAATTGCAACAATACAATCCGGAATTATTAGACAAACAACGGGTGTTGGCCATTTCCAAATCGGATTTACTGGACGATGAATTAAAAGAAGAGATTGAAAAAGAGCTTCCGGACGTACCCCATGTGTTTATTTCTTCTGTTGCCCAACAGGGCCTTACCCCGTTAAAAGATTTGCTGTGGCAAGCGCTGAACCGCGAAATGTAAAAAACCGGAAAAGCATGGCACGTTATTTTTTAAAACTGGCATATCGTGGAACGGCTTATCACGGATGGCAAATCCAGGAAAACGCACTGACGGTACAAGCTGTTTTTAACGAAAAGATCAGCCTGCTTACCGGGGAAACCGTTAATGTAACCGGATGTGGCCGTACCGACACCGGGGTGCATGCCCGGCAGTTTTTTTTACATTTTGATTTGCAAAAAGAACTTCCATTTTCTGAAAACGATTTTGTATTCAAACTTAACCGGTTTTTGCCTGCCGATATCGCGGTTTACGGTGTATGGAAAGTACCTTCGGATGCACATGCCCGCTTTGATGCCGTGAGCCGTACTTATCGTTATTACATTGCATTACACAAAGATCCGTTTCAGTATGATCTTTCCATGCCTTTGCCCGGAAAATTAAACATCGAAGCCATGCAACAGGCTTCCGGATACTTGACGGATTACCAGGATTTTACCAGTTTCTCCAAATTACACACCCAGACAAAAACCAATATTTGTCATATTCAGGAAGCCTTTTGGAAGCAAGAAAACGGCTTGTTGATTTTTACCATCACAGCCGATCGCTTTTTGCGAAATATGGTGCGGGCGATCGTAGGCACTTTACTGGAAATCGGTCTCGGAAAAATGCCACCGGAAGAAATCCGCACCATCATCGAAGCCAAAAACCGCAGCGTAGCCGGATATTCAGTTCCTGCCAAAGGGCTTTTTCTTGAAACGATTCGTTATCCGGAAAATCTAGAAAAATTATTCAATTACTAAGGAACATCCGTTTCTTTTACCAGCGGAACCGGCTTTTTCAGAAAAGCATTGTAAAATACCTGATGGATATTGGTCCGGATATCTTCTTTGGCCAGTTTATCGTTGTTCATATCCGGGAAAACACGGTTCGATAAAAAGACATAAACCAATCCGTTTTTCGGATCGGCCCAGGTATAGGTTCCGGTAAATCCTGAATGGCCGAAACTTTCGTCCGAAGCCGATTTACAGTTCGATTTATGGTCTTCGTACCGCAATAGCGGTTTGTCAAAACCCAGTCCGCGCCGGTTGCTGTCGGCGGCAAAATAACGATGATTAAAAAGACAAATAGTAGCTGAATCCAGAATTTGTTTACCGTCGTACCGGCCATAATCCATGAGCATTTGCATCAAAGCCGCCACATCGTGGGCATCGCCAAAAAGGCCGGCATTGCCGGAAACCCCGCCAAGCATAGCGGCTCCCATATCATGCACATCGCCCCAGATTTGCTGCATGCGCCAGACAGTATCGTGTTCGGTGGGATTGGTTTGGGTGTACGGAAAATATCGGCGGGGCGTAAAAACAAGCCGGTATAAACCCATCCGGTGATAAATCTTTTTGTAAAGATACTGGTCGAAAGGCATTTCATTCAACCTTTCTGTCATGGCTTTAAAAAGATAAAATCCCAATCCGCTGTACTGGTATTTTTTTTCTCCCAACGGAGAATCCAGAATTTGTTGCATCATGTGGTAATGGTAATCTTTTTGCAGATAAAGATTCTGAGCTACCCTTACCGTATATAATTCACTGATTTTATGATGATAAATCGTAGTATCCGGTCCGACACTGTCCGGATTCTTTTTTCCCAGCACAACCTTGATCCAATGCAGTACATTGGTTGTAGGAATTGATTTTTCAGGAAGATGAAGTTTCAGTGTGCTCAGGTAAAACGGAATCCAGTCTTCCAGTCCGGCCTGATGCGAAAGAATTTCTTTCATCCCAAGATCTTTTTTGTTGGAATACAACAACATGGGAAGATAAGCCGAAAGTTTGTTATTGACATTGATGATGCTGTCTTCCTGCTGTTTGATTAGCGCCACCGTAGTAGCCAAAATTTTGGTTAACGAAGCCAGGTCGTACATAAAATGCATGTTTTCGGGAACCGTATCGGCATACGTCTGATATCCAAAAGCTTTGTGATAGAAAATAATCCCGTTTTTGGCTGCCAGGATTTGACAACCCGGATAGGCATGCATATTGATACCGGCCAGCGCAATGGAGTCTACTTCGTGCAAAACCGTTGTATCCGCGCCAACTTCCTGCGGTGTGCCGTACCGTAACCTGATTTTAGGAAACGTCATTCCTGTACCGGCCACAAAATGTCCTGCCGTTACCGGCAAATGGCCGGATGCTTTCCGTGTTCCGGTAATAACCTCGGCAGAAGCCTTTTGTGTTTGCCAAGTATCCTGATAAGAAACCACAATGGCCTGAAAAATTGCAGGATTATGAAACAGATTCAACGCATACGGACTGGCAAAAAGATTTAGTACCGTTTTGGTTTTCTGTGCTGCTGCCGTAAGAAAAGCAATTTCATCGGATGAAATACCAAAATGTCTTGCCGCTGAGCTGTTGGTTTTCACCACACAAAAGACTGCCCGGTCGAATTTCGGCAACTGTTTCAGCACAAAATTTTTATCCACCGACGAAGCATTTTTTTTCAAATAGTAAACTTTTGCCGGAAAATATTGCCGGAAGACCGGCTCAAAAGTACCGGCATGATTATCACCCACAATCACAATAGCCGTAGATGCCGGAACAGTATCCTGAAACGGCAGCAAATTGCTATCATTTTTAATGACCGTAATTGCCCGGTAAAACAACTGGTTGGCAGTATGGTGAAAATCCGGACGATTTAAATCGGAAATCAGATGCAAGGTATCCACCGGTTTCCGGGCAGCTGCTCCGCTCAGATATTTATAATAAAGAACTTTTTTACAGCTTTCTTTCAATCGTTGAGCCGCTTTTTCATTTTTTAAAACTTCGGTTTTTATTTTCGCCACTGCTTCCGGAATATCATTGGGCGTTAGTAAAATGTCATTGCCGGCCAAAAAAGCCTTTAAAGCCGCATCGCCATGATTAAATTGCAAAGAAACGCCTTTCATATCCAGCGCATCGGTGATAATCAGCCCTTTAAAATGCATTTTATCCTTTAGCAAACCGGTAACCACCGGATACGATAAAGAAGAAGGAAAGTGTTTTCTATGTTCCAGAGCCGGCACGGAAAGATGAGCTACCATAACCGCATTTACCGGCGGCTGACTCTTAAAAAGAGCGCGGTAGGGCAGAAGCGCTGTTTTTTCAATTTCCGTTTTTGAATCGGTAATTACCGGCAGGGTTTTATGAGAATCCTGAAAAGTATTTCCGTGACCGGGAAAATGTTTGGCACAGGCAATCAGTCCGTTTTCTTCCATTCCTTTCATATACCACAACGCCTTATTGGCCACGCTATCCGGATTTTCGCCAAACGAACGCATCCCAATAACCGGATTCAAAGGATTGGTATTGACATCTACCACCGGAGCAAAATTGATTTGAATTCCCATACGCCGGCATTGTTGTACAATTTGTTTCCCCATTTGAAAAAGGAGGGAGTCATCCGAAACAGCTCCCAGCGTCATTTGATAAGGATAGGAGACCGTTCCTTTTAGTCGCATTCCCAGTCCCCATTCGGCATCCATGGCCACAAAAAGCGGAGTTCGGGCCCGTTTATTCCATTGGTTGATCTGGAGCACCTGTTTCACCGGGTCACCGGCCAGAAAACTTACTCCGCCCAAATCATATTTTTCAATCCAGTTTTCTATTTTCGTATCGTAAGGACCATTGGGATTATTTGCCCGGGTGATGATGAGCTGTCCGATACGTTGTTCCAAAGTCAGGCTTTGATAAACCGAATCAGCCCATCGTTCGGCTTGTTGTTGCCGAATAGAATTCTGAGCATCAAGCGTTCCGGTCAAAGTACCCAAAACAAAAAAAAGAATACAGAGATAACTTTTGTTGAAGTAAATATGTTTCATTGGTTTTGTTTTTTCAAAAATAAAAAAGTGTGGGGAATAGGGGAAGAAAACTGTAAAAATACCAATTGTTTATTTTAACCCCTTTGGGGTTATTTTTTCTTCCGGTTTTGCCCGGTACTTTGTAGCCCATAGAAAAAAATACTTGGAATATATACTTAAATGATATACTTTTGTGGTATCAAATAGGAAATTATGAAAACAGTATCATTAAAAATTGACGATTCCATTTTTGGAGAAACCGAAAAGATTCTTTCCAAAATGAAAAAGCCCCGAAACCGGTATATTAACGAGGCAATCGATTACTATAATAAACTTCAAAAACGTCTGTTAATTGAAAAAAAACTGAAAAAGGATTCAGAACTCGTTAAAGCCCATTCCATGGACGTATTAAAAGAATTTGAGGAAATTGAGTATGGCGATTAAACAATTTGAAATCTGGCTGGCAGACTTAAATCCGCAGATTGGAACAGAACCGGGAAAAACCAGACCGGTTTTAATTGTCCAAACGAACCTGTTAAACAAAATTCATCATCCGTCAACCATTATTTGTCCCATAACTACCCATGTAAAAAAGGATGCCGAAATTTTACGGGTTCATCTTAAAAAAGGAATGGGCAATCTTCACCAAAACAGCGATATAATGATAGACCAAATTCGCTCGATAGACAACAAAAGGCTAATAAAAAAAATGGGCGATTTACCTGGTGAACTAATAGAAGTAATCAAAGAAAATATCCAGATAATTATGGATCTGGAATAATTCCCTGCGTATAAAATTCTGCTGTTTATTTAACCCCTTTGGGGTTATTTTTTCCTCCGGTTTTGCCCGGTACTTTGTACCGGGTTATACCAATCGAAAAAAAAGGGATTCTAAATTTTATTTTGGCTTCCAGCTGGGCAATGAATTTCATGACAACATCTTTTCTACATCCCATTTTTGGGCAACTGTAAAATCCCGCAGGGATTGAATAAGAATAACCACGGGTTACACCCGTGGAATAAAAAATATAGAAACAGAACCCCTGCGGGGTTCAATCATTCAAGTCGAAAATCCACATGAACGATGACCTGCCCACAGCCGATTTTCCGACTGGAACACACCTGGAAACGGCAAAAATTTGCTGCTGCATAAAATAGGAACTTGCCAAAAACAAAAGATCAGAAACAAAATTTTACTTTACTTTTGGCGTTTTAAAATAATTAAACCGGTTCAAAGCATGTGCAAAATTGAAAAAGGAAAGAAAGCGAAAGTAACTTATACGCTGACTGTTGCAGGCGAAAATGAAATCATTGACCAGGCCGACGAAACTCGTCCGGCCACTTTTTCTTTTGGGAAAGGTCAGCTTATTGATGGTTTTGAGAAAAACCTGACCGGATTGAAACCCGGTGATTCTTTTGATTTTATCATCAAAGCCCAAGAAGCTTATGGCCCGCGCGACTCGTATGCCGTTTTTGACATTCCAAAAGACACTTTTGCGGTAGATGGCAAGGTTGATGAAAAAATTCTCCAGGTGGGAAACACCTTCCCGATGCGTGACAATAACGGAAACCGGCATGTGGGTAAAATTATCCAGATAAACGAAAATTCAGTCACCATGGACTTTAATCATCCGTTGGCCGGAAAAGATTTGCATTTCCGGGGCAAGGTCCTTGAAGTTTTTGATTAACAGTCTGCTCCGGATAAGAAACATTTAATGTTCGCAGGTTTATTTTTCTCAAAGGCTAAAGACCGCATGATGTATAAGCTGCGGGCAGGCCTCCCGAAACGGCGAGCCGGCGCTGGAGTGAATGTCGAAAAGCTTACAGCATCGTGCAAAAGTGCTTGCATTTCTCTTGCGATAAGCAAGAGACTCTTTTGCCGGAGATGTTGCTTTTCGGCAGAGCGGGAAGAAGCATTCGTTTCGGTGCGTCTTCTTTGGTTCCTTTCTTGACGAAACAAGAAAGGAACAGAAAACACTTTAATATTCTTTTTTACTTCGAGTAAAAAAGCAATTAATGAATGCCATTAAAAAGTAAAATGATTACTACGATATCTGATAAACAAGTACAACACAGAATATCAACAGACTACGCTTTGTAGAACTTAGTAAAAGTTGACATTTAAAGAATCAATTATTGTAACATTTTTGTCTTTACCGGCGTTCCATCTTATGGGAAAAGTAGCAAACGTTATTGTTTTTTATTAAATTTGTACCAGATTAAATACGAAAATATGAAAAAAATCAGTCTTATTATTGTGATGGCCGGCTTGGTATTTTTTGTCGGCAAATCTTTCGGTTTCCTTTCGCATAAGGTGGTAAAAGTGTCGGATAATGCTTTGGTATACGTTGCCACACAGGATCCTGCCGATGCCAAATTTCCGAAAGGAGCCAAAATTTACAAGGAAAAATGCGTGGCTTGTCATCAGTTAAACGGAATGGGTGTGCCGTCTGCTTTTCCTCCGTTAAAAGGTTCTGATTACCTGAAAGCCGATAAAATCCGTGCTTTACGTCAGGTATTAAACGGATCGAATCACGAAATTACCGTGAACGGTGCCAAATACACCATTCCCATGCCGCCGCAGGTAGATAATTACGAAGATGCCGTGGCAGTAGTCAACTATATCCTGAATGCCTGGGGAAATAATTACGGTACCGTTTCCATGGCTGATGCCAAAAAGATTAAAATTATCCGTTAATTTTTCCTGAAAAAAATTTTCACACCTGCTTTTCTTTACCGGAAGGCAGGTTTTTTCATGTAATTTTGAAGGCAAATCATTTTCATGAATTCTATTTACCGAAAGTTGGTCATTTATTTTCTGGCATTAAATTTATTTGCCATTGGATCGGTTGGAATTTATTCCTACTACAAAGAAAAAGAAGCCTTGCTCTCGCGCACTTTCGACCAGCTTATTTCGGTCAGACAAGAAAAGAAAAACCGGATTCTGTCTTTTTTCAGACAACGGATAAATGATATGAAAAATATGGCTGCGGTACCCGGGATCACCCGCATCTTTGATACGTTATCCGGGGAAAAACAGCCGTTAATTTTTTTATCTTACCTTGAAAAATACCTGAAAAATGCCGGATGTTACCGGCAATTGATCATTTTACCGGAAAACGGCAATGCAAAAGTTTTTCAGTTTCAGAAAATCAGCAAAAAGCCCACTTTTTTTAAAGATACCGAAACCGTTTTTCTGAGAAAAGCATTAAACGACAAAGACTCACTCCGGGAAACTTTTATTACCGAAATGTATTTAGGCCCGGATAAATCAAAACCATCCCTTGTTCTCGGGAAACATTTTTTTGACCGGCAAGGCCGGAAAATAGGAATGCTGCTGCTGGAAATAAAACGGAAACCGATCAATACCATCATGTTTGACAGTCCCAATAACGGACTGGGCAAAACCGGAGAAGTCTATCTAGTGGGCAGCGACCAACGGATGCGGACGCGATCACGCTTTCTGAAAAATTCGGTTTTCCGTACCAAAGTCACTACACCGGGCGCTCTCGACGCCCTTGAAGGCAAAACCGGAGAAGCCCAATTTAACGATTACCGTCATATTCCGGTGCTGAGCGCCTACAGCCCGCTGCATTTTTCCGGTATCCGCTGGGCTATTCTTGCCGAGATCGACTTAAAAGAAGCCATGATCCCGATTTATTCCATTCGCGATAATATCATCTACCTCAGTTTGCTGATTGCCCTTCTTTCGGCGGCCATCATTACATTTTTGGCAAAAAAGATTGCGGATCCCATAAAAAAAATGAAAGAAGAAACGGCCAAAATAGCTTCCGGAGAGTACGGTAACACCATGGAAGTAAAAACCAAAGATGAGATTGGCGATTTAACCCGCGCTTTTAACGAGATGTCGGTAAAACTAAAAAACCAGGCCGACCGGCTTGAAAAAGAAAAAAAGCTGCGTCTGCGGTCGGTACTGGATGCCCAGGAAAAAGAACGGCAACGCCTTTCGCGCGAATTACACGACGGTTTGGGACCGCTTTTGCTCACCGGAAAAATGAAGCTGGAAAATGCGCTGGAAACCGAAATAAAAACACTGAAAAAAAATATTTCGGAGGTGATCGGGCTGTTTTCTAAAACTGTTCAGGAAATCAGAACCATTTCGAACAACATGATGCCGGCAGGGCTAAAAGAATTTGGACTGGCTGTAGCACTCGAAAACTTCTGCCGGCAGATGGAAGGAAACAATGCGGTAAAAATCCATTGCCACATTGAACTCTCCAAAAAACATTTCGACAAAACCACCGATATTTATCTTTTCCGGATTGCCCAGGAAGCGATAAACAATGTTTTAAAACATGCCGGAGCCACCGAAATCCATATCAGTCTTGAAGAAATTGAACACCATCTGTATTTTACCATTGTTGATGACGGCTGCGGATTCGATAGCACTTCTGCTGAAAATCATCAGGGCAACGGTCTGGTAAATATCAAAGAAAGAGTAAATTTGCTGAACGGTTATTTTGAATTGAAAACAGCGCCGGGAAAAGGAACAAGAATTGATATTGATATTCCGCTTACATGAAAAAGATTCGCATCATACTGGCCGATGATCATCAGCTTTTCAGAGAAGGGCTGGAAGCCCTGCTGAAAAGTCATGCTGAGCTGAAGATCCTGGCTTCTGTAAAAGACGGCGAAACCCTCTTTGAAGCCATCGAACAATTTCATCCCGATGTAGTTCTTTCGGATATCAGTATGCCCGGGAAAACCGGCATTGAAGTATGTACCGAGATCACCCAAACCTTTCCGGAAGTCAAATTTATCATGCTTTCGATGTACAACAACGAAGTCTTCTTTGTGAACAGTCTGAAAGCCGGAGCCA
The sequence above is drawn from the Candidatus Sulfidibacterium hydrothermale genome and encodes:
- the truA gene encoding tRNA pseudouridine(38-40) synthase TruA: MARYFLKLAYRGTAYHGWQIQENALTVQAVFNEKISLLTGETVNVTGCGRTDTGVHARQFFLHFDLQKELPFSENDFVFKLNRFLPADIAVYGVWKVPSDAHARFDAVSRTYRYYIALHKDPFQYDLSMPLPGKLNIEAMQQASGYLTDYQDFTSFSKLHTQTKTNICHIQEAFWKQENGLLIFTITADRFLRNMVRAIVGTLLEIGLGKMPPEEIRTIIEAKNRSVAGYSVPAKGLFLETIRYPENLEKLFNY
- the obgE gene encoding GTPase ObgE, translating into MAADNFVDYVKIYCRSGNGGAGSVHFRREKYLPKGGPDGGDGGKGGDIVMVGNAHMWTLLHLRYSRHLRAGHGEPGGGQRSTGANGETIVIEVPLGTVAKDAETGEVLGEIMEDGQKIILLEGGRGGLGNDHFKSATNQTPRYAQPGEEGIEANIVFELKVLADVGLVGFPNAGKSTLLSVLSAAKPEIADYPFTTIRPNLGIVAYRDNRSFVMADIPGIIEGAHEGKGLGTRFLRHIERNAVLLFLVPADSKDIKNEYGILLNELQQYNPELLDKQRVLAISKSDLLDDELKEEIEKELPDVPHVFISSVAQQGLTPLKDLLWQALNREM
- a CDS encoding glycoside hydrolase family 3 N-terminal domain-containing protein, translating into MKHIYFNKSYLCILFFVLGTLTGTLDAQNSIRQQQAERWADSVYQSLTLEQRIGQLIITRANNPNGPYDTKIENWIEKYDLGGVSFLAGDPVKQVLQINQWNKRARTPLFVAMDAEWGLGMRLKGTVSYPYQMTLGAVSDDSLLFQMGKQIVQQCRRMGIQINFAPVVDVNTNPLNPVIGMRSFGENPDSVANKALWYMKGMEENGLIACAKHFPGHGNTFQDSHKTLPVITDSKTEIEKTALLPYRALFKSQPPVNAVMVAHLSVPALEHRKHFPSSLSYPVVTGLLKDKMHFKGLIITDALDMKGVSLQFNHGDAALKAFLAGNDILLTPNDIPEAVAKIKTEVLKNEKAAQRLKESCKKVLYYKYLSGAAARKPVDTLHLISDLNRPDFHHTANQLFYRAITVIKNDSNLLPFQDTVPASTAIVIVGDNHAGTFEPVFRQYFPAKVYYLKKNASSVDKNFVLKQLPKFDRAVFCVVKTNSSAARHFGISSDEIAFLTAAAQKTKTVLNLFASPYALNLFHNPAIFQAIVVSYQDTWQTQKASAEVITGTRKASGHLPVTAGHFVAGTGMTFPKIRLRYGTPQEVGADTTVLHEVDSIALAGINMHAYPGCQILAAKNGIIFYHKAFGYQTYADTVPENMHFMYDLASLTKILATTVALIKQQEDSIINVNNKLSAYLPMLLYSNKKDLGMKEILSHQAGLEDWIPFYLSTLKLHLPEKSIPTTNVLHWIKVVLGKKNPDSVGPDTTIYHHKISELYTVRVAQNLYLQKDYHYHMMQQILDSPLGEKKYQYSGLGFYLFKAMTERLNEMPFDQYLYKKIYHRMGLYRLVFTPRRYFPYTQTNPTEHDTVWRMQQIWGDVHDMGAAMLGGVSGNAGLFGDAHDVAALMQMLMDYGRYDGKQILDSATICLFNHRYFAADSNRRGLGFDKPLLRYEDHKSNCKSASDESFGHSGFTGTYTWADPKNGLVYVFLSNRVFPDMNNDKLAKEDIRTNIHQVFYNAFLKKPVPLVKETDVP
- a CDS encoding c-type cytochrome — translated: MKKISLIIVMAGLVFFVGKSFGFLSHKVVKVSDNALVYVATQDPADAKFPKGAKIYKEKCVACHQLNGMGVPSAFPPLKGSDYLKADKIRALRQVLNGSNHEITVNGAKYTIPMPPQVDNYEDAVAVVNYILNAWGNNYGTVSMADAKKIKIIR
- a CDS encoding sensor histidine kinase — translated: MNSIYRKLVIYFLALNLFAIGSVGIYSYYKEKEALLSRTFDQLISVRQEKKNRILSFFRQRINDMKNMAAVPGITRIFDTLSGEKQPLIFLSYLEKYLKNAGCYRQLIILPENGNAKVFQFQKISKKPTFFKDTETVFLRKALNDKDSLRETFITEMYLGPDKSKPSLVLGKHFFDRQGRKIGMLLLEIKRKPINTIMFDSPNNGLGKTGEVYLVGSDQRMRTRSRFLKNSVFRTKVTTPGALDALEGKTGEAQFNDYRHIPVLSAYSPLHFSGIRWAILAEIDLKEAMIPIYSIRDNIIYLSLLIALLSAAIITFLAKKIADPIKKMKEETAKIASGEYGNTMEVKTKDEIGDLTRAFNEMSVKLKNQADRLEKEKKLRLRSVLDAQEKERQRLSRELHDGLGPLLLTGKMKLENALETEIKTLKKNISEVIGLFSKTVQEIRTISNNMMPAGLKEFGLAVALENFCRQMEGNNAVKIHCHIELSKKHFDKTTDIYLFRIAQEAINNVLKHAGATEIHISLEEIEHHLYFTIVDDGCGFDSTSAENHQGNGLVNIKERVNLLNGYFELKTAPGKGTRIDIDIPLT
- a CDS encoding FKBP-type peptidyl-prolyl cis-trans isomerase is translated as MCKIEKGKKAKVTYTLTVAGENEIIDQADETRPATFSFGKGQLIDGFEKNLTGLKPGDSFDFIIKAQEAYGPRDSYAVFDIPKDTFAVDGKVDEKILQVGNTFPMRDNNGNRHVGKIIQINENSVTMDFNHPLAGKDLHFRGKVLEVFD
- a CDS encoding type II toxin-antitoxin system PemK/MazF family toxin encodes the protein MAIKQFEIWLADLNPQIGTEPGKTRPVLIVQTNLLNKIHHPSTIICPITTHVKKDAEILRVHLKKGMGNLHQNSDIMIDQIRSIDNKRLIKKMGDLPGELIEVIKENIQIIMDLE